In Litorimonas taeanensis, one DNA window encodes the following:
- a CDS encoding alpha/beta hydrolase: protein MSSLKMNKIRRAFVDADYGQMHYRIAGSPSDYAPLVCLHQSPKSSREFIEFMKQASNDRLVIAIDSPGHGESDVPETKMSIEGFARSIWSAIDALDLGSVDLLGHHTGAKVATEMAFQRPERVKTIVMVSALVLSVEERDQFKSQFQPIPLDEDGKRFSHMWTQAVKYRGPNVSLEQLAFSVAENLRAGEAYEWGHEAAFKYNEYFEDRISALPHRITVMNPNDMLFEYTPRVAKYLQNGAVVDYPDWGFGFMDTDTEKAVSEIKAALSDKPSKV, encoded by the coding sequence ATGAGCTCGCTCAAGATGAATAAGATAAGGCGCGCTTTTGTTGATGCGGATTATGGGCAAATGCATTATCGTATTGCAGGCAGTCCATCTGATTACGCCCCGCTGGTCTGTTTGCATCAAAGCCCAAAATCTTCGAGAGAGTTTATTGAGTTTATGAAGCAGGCAAGCAATGACCGCCTTGTTATTGCAATCGACAGTCCTGGCCATGGCGAGTCCGATGTCCCCGAAACCAAGATGTCAATTGAAGGTTTCGCCCGTTCAATTTGGTCTGCGATTGATGCCCTAGACTTAGGGAGTGTAGATTTATTGGGGCACCATACAGGCGCCAAAGTGGCCACTGAAATGGCTTTTCAACGCCCTGAACGGGTAAAGACTATTGTTATGGTGTCTGCGCTTGTCCTGTCAGTCGAAGAACGCGATCAATTTAAAAGTCAGTTCCAACCTATCCCCCTAGACGAAGACGGAAAACGCTTCTCACATATGTGGACACAAGCCGTTAAATATCGCGGCCCAAATGTATCGTTAGAGCAACTCGCCTTCTCCGTAGCCGAAAACTTACGGGCAGGTGAAGCCTATGAATGGGGACATGAGGCTGCCTTTAAATACAACGAGTATTTCGAAGACCGCATCAGCGCACTTCCGCACCGTATCACGGTAATGAATCCCAACGACATGCTTTTTGAGTACACGCCCCGCGTTGCCAAATATTTACAAAATGGCGCCGTCGTGGATTATCCTGATTGGGGTTTTGGCTTCATGGATACTGATACGGAAAAAGCTGTTTCTGAAATCAAAGCCGCCCTAAGCGATAAACCCTCTAAGGTTTAA
- a CDS encoding hydroxymethylglutaryl-CoA lyase, producing MKDKILISEVGPRDGLQNCKGVMPTDVKKRWVKGLYDAGVREIEVGSFVPPKLFPQLADTAEIVAFAKTLPGLTVLALIPNFRGAQAALDAGVDAVTLPLSASETHSLKNMRQTHDQVIENVKSIRTLFDASSNPPRFEAGVSTAFGCSIEGHVPEAKVISLGERLVEAGVDELGLSDTVGYANPLQIKSMIKSMRDAVGQEKVKSVHLHNTYGLGIANAFSAYEEGIEVFDSSQGGLGGCPASPGASGNIVTEDLVYMFEAMGVDTGIDLDHLMACRKYLEEGLPGEPVYGFTPNAGLPKTYSVS from the coding sequence ATGAAAGATAAAATTCTTATATCCGAAGTTGGCCCACGGGACGGATTGCAAAATTGTAAAGGCGTTATGCCGACCGACGTTAAAAAGCGTTGGGTTAAGGGATTATATGATGCCGGAGTACGTGAAATTGAAGTCGGTAGTTTTGTTCCGCCAAAACTCTTTCCGCAATTGGCTGATACGGCAGAGATTGTCGCTTTTGCAAAAACTTTGCCAGGGTTAACCGTTTTAGCGCTCATCCCTAATTTTCGTGGAGCGCAAGCGGCGCTAGATGCTGGCGTTGACGCTGTAACGCTCCCATTATCGGCGAGCGAAACGCATTCATTAAAAAATATGAGGCAAACGCACGATCAAGTTATCGAAAATGTCAAATCGATTCGGACTTTGTTTGATGCGTCTTCTAATCCACCACGTTTTGAAGCCGGAGTATCAACTGCATTTGGCTGCTCTATTGAAGGCCATGTTCCAGAAGCAAAAGTTATTTCCTTAGGAGAGCGCCTTGTCGAAGCCGGCGTAGACGAGCTCGGACTTTCTGACACAGTGGGATATGCAAACCCGCTGCAAATCAAATCAATGATTAAATCAATGCGAGACGCAGTTGGCCAAGAAAAGGTAAAATCAGTGCATTTGCACAACACCTATGGCCTTGGCATTGCGAACGCATTCTCTGCCTATGAAGAAGGTATTGAAGTTTTTGATAGTTCCCAAGGCGGGTTAGGCGGCTGTCCAGCATCCCCAGGTGCAAGTGGCAATATTGTCACTGAAGACCTCGTTTATATGTTTGAGGCGATGGGTGTTGATACGGGCATTGATTTGGATCACTTGATGGCTTGCCGCAAATATCTGGAAGAAGGACTTCCAGGAGAGCCAGTATACGGATTCACGCCAAATGCTGGACTACCTAAGACGTATTCTGTCTCTTAA
- a CDS encoding isochorismatase family protein, whose amino-acid sequence MKTESTMTLSDKTARQIFEEVRSNPARKRFGFGERMAIVNVDPQKSYTRPDLFKTGYVTDPEQMSHINALSKLIRSKGLPVIWTHVAYMENAADCGIWGTRTDTPDSLQNIKFGSERAEFDDRLEIHRDVDAVYTKRMPSAFFETPLNSFLNFHKIDTVVVTGGSTSGCVRATAVDSLSYGYRTIVPIETTADKHESYHFANLTDLLIKYADVVDVKDVYEWLENYEG is encoded by the coding sequence ATGAAAACCGAATCCACAATGACCCTCTCCGATAAGACCGCCAGACAGATATTTGAGGAGGTACGTTCAAATCCAGCCCGAAAGCGGTTCGGTTTTGGGGAACGTATGGCCATCGTCAATGTGGACCCGCAGAAGTCTTATACCCGTCCTGACCTCTTCAAAACGGGCTATGTCACAGACCCAGAGCAAATGAGTCATATTAACGCTCTATCCAAGCTTATCCGCAGCAAAGGTTTACCCGTCATTTGGACCCATGTTGCCTATATGGAAAACGCAGCCGATTGCGGCATTTGGGGGACACGGACAGACACGCCTGACAGCCTACAAAACATCAAATTTGGAAGTGAACGCGCAGAATTTGACGACCGCCTTGAAATCCATAGGGATGTCGATGCCGTCTATACAAAACGAATGCCGAGTGCATTTTTTGAAACCCCTCTTAATAGCTTTCTAAACTTTCATAAAATTGACACTGTTGTTGTGACTGGCGGGTCAACATCTGGCTGTGTTCGCGCCACAGCGGTGGATAGCCTGTCTTATGGGTATCGGACTATCGTTCCGATAGAAACGACGGCCGACAAACATGAAAGCTACCACTTTGCAAACCTGACGGATCTACTGATTAAATATGCTGATGTGGTGGATGTGAAAGACGTTTATGAATGGCTTGAAAACTATGAAGGCTGA
- a CDS encoding polysaccharide deacetylase family protein: MKADPNLYDYWPYAGRPKIEWPGGKKLAFWIAPNIEFYEFMPPSNPQRSPWPNAIPNVQQYSQRDFGNRVGHLRLMELLDRHNLRGSVSLNVALCDHHPEIIEDCVKRDWEFFSHGIYNTRYSYGLSPEQEQAVLDDSIKTVEKASGQRIRGYLAPALTHTEDTLDLIAENDFWYSCDLFQDDQPQPLKTKTGKLVSMPYSLEVNDVITYSVNGWDPDRYTDILKRHFDQLLLEGEKSGTVMCIPLHAYLVSQPNRLKVFEEALKHICSHQDDVWFATGKEIAEYFRNNYWDQSLADIKARGVVSGGTGFNHG; this comes from the coding sequence ATGAAGGCTGATCCCAACCTCTACGACTATTGGCCTTATGCAGGCCGGCCTAAAATAGAGTGGCCGGGCGGAAAAAAACTCGCCTTCTGGATTGCCCCGAATATTGAGTTCTATGAATTCATGCCGCCCAGCAACCCTCAGCGATCACCATGGCCGAATGCAATTCCTAATGTGCAGCAATATAGCCAAAGAGACTTTGGGAATCGCGTTGGACACCTCCGTCTTATGGAGCTTCTTGACCGTCACAATTTGCGCGGCTCTGTTAGTTTGAATGTTGCCCTGTGCGATCATCACCCAGAAATTATCGAAGATTGTGTCAAACGAGATTGGGAATTTTTCAGCCATGGTATTTATAATACTCGGTATTCTTATGGCCTCTCCCCTGAACAAGAACAGGCCGTGTTAGATGATAGTATCAAGACTGTTGAAAAAGCGAGCGGGCAACGTATTCGGGGTTATCTTGCCCCTGCCCTTACGCACACCGAAGACACTCTTGACCTCATTGCTGAAAATGATTTCTGGTATAGCTGTGATCTCTTCCAAGACGACCAACCACAACCTCTAAAAACGAAGACAGGTAAGCTTGTCTCCATGCCTTACTCTCTTGAGGTCAATGACGTGATTACCTATTCCGTAAATGGATGGGACCCAGATCGTTACACGGATATTTTAAAACGACATTTTGACCAATTATTACTAGAAGGCGAAAAAAGCGGGACGGTAATGTGCATTCCGCTTCACGCCTATCTTGTCAGCCAACCCAACCGTCTGAAGGTTTTTGAAGAGGCGTTAAAGCATATCTGCTCCCACCAAGATGACGTTTGGTTTGCAACCGGCAAAGAAATTGCGGAATATTTCAGAAATAATTACTGGGACCAAAGCCTTGCAGATATCAAAGCCCGAGGCGTTGTCTCAGGCGGGACAGGGTTCAATCATGGATAA
- a CDS encoding polysaccharide deacetylase family protein, which yields MDKSYLAYPNRAYGQDHEFYDWRMAKDRPSLAWENGAKVAICFIIPLEFFPLNPSGTPFKHPGAMVTPYPDLRHFTVRDYGNRIGVYRILDTLKAANISATFAVNGEIAKRYPPLLNFIRNAGHEVAAHGLSTDAIHHEALTPTDENSLIENTLYCFDTKPDGWMSPARNQSSRTIDLLTDHEMHYCLDWEADSVPVATKGGLTLIPNSYELSDFTLLHMRKQGEEAWLKQMKSSIDLLIEEHSRFGSQMLGLTLTPYVIGQPFRIWALRELLSHINVTEGVEAFTAGEIDKKFRSQK from the coding sequence ATGGATAAATCCTATCTTGCATATCCCAATCGAGCTTATGGCCAAGATCATGAATTTTATGATTGGAGAATGGCTAAAGATCGCCCCTCTCTCGCATGGGAAAACGGCGCCAAAGTTGCTATTTGTTTCATTATTCCGCTTGAGTTTTTTCCGCTTAATCCCTCTGGCACGCCCTTTAAACATCCGGGGGCTATGGTTACGCCTTATCCAGATTTGCGGCATTTCACAGTTCGAGACTACGGAAATCGCATAGGTGTCTACAGAATATTAGACACTTTGAAAGCTGCGAATATTTCTGCAACATTTGCCGTTAACGGCGAAATTGCTAAACGTTATCCTCCCTTATTAAATTTTATCAGAAACGCAGGACATGAGGTTGCGGCCCATGGTCTGTCGACTGATGCTATTCACCATGAGGCATTAACGCCGACTGATGAAAACAGTCTTATAGAAAACACCTTGTATTGCTTTGACACCAAACCTGATGGATGGATGAGCCCGGCCCGAAATCAATCTTCACGGACCATTGATTTACTCACTGACCATGAAATGCATTATTGTTTGGATTGGGAGGCAGATTCTGTTCCTGTGGCAACCAAAGGTGGTTTAACACTTATCCCTAACAGTTATGAACTATCTGATTTCACCTTGTTGCATATGCGCAAACAAGGTGAAGAGGCTTGGCTAAAGCAAATGAAGAGTTCAATAGATCTCTTAATCGAAGAGCATTCACGTTTTGGATCGCAAATGCTGGGTCTCACCCTTACGCCTTACGTCATCGGGCAACCGTTTCGTATTTGGGCTTTGCGGGAACTTCTTTCCCACATCAATGTCACAGAGGGCGTAGAAGCCTTTACTGCTGGCGAAATCGATAAAAAATTTAGGTCCCAAAAATGA
- a CDS encoding CaiB/BaiF CoA transferase family protein, which produces MSLPLNGIKVIEFSHMVMGPCAGLMLADLGADVIKVEPIGGDKTRRLRGAGAGYFPMYNRNKRSLAIDLKSQEGKAAVLELIKTADVFIENFRPGALDKLGFGWDDLSALNPALIYCSEKGFLEGPYSHRTALDEVTQMMGGLAYMTGPPGRPLRAGTSVVDITGGMFGAMGILAAMNERHVTGKGKRITAALYETTAFLVGQHMAQKAVTGTAAAPMPARVSSWAIYQLFDTKDDEQVFVGVVSDGQWKILCNAFGLEHLLEDPELAENRDRVINKDKFLPQIEAAFKSMTKADLMAKIENLGLPFAPIGKPEELFDDPHLNAEGGLLDMEMEDGGRCKLPALPISLDGKRPALQMDPPKAGEHTDDILASLGLDVADLKSRGVI; this is translated from the coding sequence ATGAGTCTTCCCCTTAACGGTATAAAAGTTATTGAATTTTCCCATATGGTGATGGGGCCTTGCGCCGGCCTTATGCTCGCCGATCTGGGGGCAGATGTCATCAAGGTCGAACCCATTGGCGGTGATAAAACACGGCGCCTACGCGGGGCTGGGGCGGGATATTTTCCAATGTATAACCGCAATAAAAGATCATTGGCAATTGACCTGAAATCTCAAGAGGGCAAAGCCGCTGTCTTAGAACTGATTAAAACGGCTGATGTCTTTATCGAAAACTTCCGTCCCGGTGCATTAGACAAACTTGGGTTTGGCTGGGATGACCTTTCTGCGCTTAATCCAGCGCTTATATATTGCTCAGAAAAAGGGTTTCTCGAAGGCCCCTACTCCCATCGCACGGCGCTTGATGAAGTCACTCAGATGATGGGCGGACTTGCCTATATGACGGGGCCTCCTGGACGGCCACTTCGCGCCGGCACTTCTGTCGTCGATATTACGGGTGGTATGTTTGGCGCTATGGGTATTCTGGCGGCTATGAATGAACGGCACGTGACGGGTAAAGGAAAGCGCATTACAGCAGCGCTTTACGAGACAACAGCCTTCTTGGTTGGACAGCATATGGCACAGAAAGCTGTTACAGGGACGGCTGCGGCCCCAATGCCTGCGAGAGTCTCTAGCTGGGCTATTTACCAGCTATTCGACACAAAAGATGATGAGCAAGTATTTGTCGGAGTTGTCAGTGATGGCCAATGGAAAATTCTCTGCAATGCGTTCGGGCTCGAACATTTACTAGAGGACCCAGAACTCGCCGAAAACCGAGACCGCGTTATTAATAAAGACAAGTTTCTGCCGCAAATCGAAGCCGCCTTTAAATCAATGACCAAGGCTGACCTTATGGCTAAGATTGAAAATCTTGGCTTACCATTTGCTCCAATTGGTAAACCAGAAGAGCTCTTCGATGACCCTCACCTGAATGCTGAAGGCGGATTATTAGATATGGAAATGGAAGATGGCGGCCGTTGCAAGCTCCCTGCATTGCCTATTTCTTTGGACGGTAAACGCCCAGCTTTGCAAATGGATCCGCCAAAAGCAGGTGAGCATACAGACGACATTCTGGCTAGCTTAGGTTTGGATGTTGCCGACCTGAAAAGCCGCGGCGTTATTTAA
- the leuD gene encoding 3-isopropylmalate dehydratase small subunit → MNAPFIIHTGVAAPFIRDNVDTDQIIPSREMKSVYKTGLKDGLFAGQRYIKDRIPNPDFILNQQGYEAASILLSGQNFGCGSSREHAVWALKEYGFRAVVAESFGEIFYNNCVRNGILPIQLSAEHIYKLPKTLTIDLQGQTVNGVSFDIPEGDKAMLVGGLDPIAMTLQKQAEIDAFIAQDKVNRPWAY, encoded by the coding sequence ATGAACGCTCCTTTTATTATACACACAGGTGTTGCAGCACCTTTTATTCGTGACAATGTCGACACAGACCAAATCATTCCATCCCGTGAGATGAAGTCAGTTTATAAAACGGGTTTGAAAGATGGATTATTTGCGGGGCAAAGATATATTAAAGACCGTATACCCAATCCAGATTTCATCCTAAACCAACAAGGCTATGAAGCGGCGAGTATCCTTTTGAGCGGGCAAAATTTTGGTTGTGGCTCATCACGGGAACATGCAGTTTGGGCGCTAAAGGAATATGGCTTTCGAGCTGTTGTCGCGGAAAGCTTCGGAGAGATATTCTATAATAACTGCGTTAGAAACGGCATTTTACCTATACAATTAAGCGCCGAACACATTTACAAATTGCCAAAGACATTAACAATTGATTTGCAAGGGCAAACGGTCAATGGAGTCTCTTTCGATATTCCCGAAGGCGATAAGGCCATGCTTGTAGGCGGGCTCGATCCTATCGCAATGACGCTACAAAAACAGGCCGAAATTGATGCCTTCATTGCGCAGGATAAAGTCAATAGACCTTGGGCCTATTAA
- a CDS encoding 3-isopropylmalate dehydratase large subunit, with product MEETLFDKLWNQHLVQSLDGGEDLIAIDRVFLHERTGSVALMSLVDSGRKAVRPEHVFCTMDHIVSNKSDRDKDDARTPDGDVFISATRRAAKKAGVNLIDVLDANQGIVHVISPELGIAQPGLTLVCPDSHTCSQGALGALAWGIGSTDAEHAIATGCLRIKKPRQMRINVDGALGSGVSAKDLVLHIIQTLGVDGAKRCAVEFSGDAISAMSIEERLTLCNMAVEFAAFTAIIAPDETTIDYVKGKKFAPSGQAWNDAKAYWASLVTDNGAEFDFDYTIKAADVVPTVTWGTNPSQAVAITGEVPSLDASSERALEYMNLRPGTAITDLKIDGAFIGSCTNARLSDLRIAAKILEGQKVASGVTAICVPGSMAVRRAAEAEGLDKIFKAAGFEWGAAGCAFCFYAGGETFSPGSRVISSTNRNFEGRQGPGVRTHLASPAIVAASALAGRISLTS from the coding sequence ATGGAAGAAACTCTCTTTGATAAATTGTGGAATCAACACCTTGTCCAGTCGTTGGATGGCGGTGAAGATTTAATTGCCATTGATCGTGTGTTCTTACACGAACGCACTGGAAGCGTAGCGCTGATGTCACTCGTAGATAGTGGCCGTAAAGCTGTACGACCTGAACATGTGTTCTGTACAATGGACCACATTGTTTCAAATAAATCAGACCGTGATAAAGATGACGCCCGTACCCCAGACGGTGATGTTTTCATAAGTGCCACGAGACGTGCGGCTAAAAAAGCAGGCGTTAACCTCATTGATGTACTGGATGCCAATCAAGGTATTGTTCACGTGATTTCCCCCGAATTGGGGATAGCGCAACCTGGGTTAACTTTGGTGTGTCCTGATAGTCACACCTGTAGCCAAGGCGCATTAGGGGCCTTGGCGTGGGGTATTGGTTCAACTGATGCAGAACATGCCATAGCCACCGGCTGCTTACGCATCAAGAAACCCAGACAAATGCGAATAAATGTCGACGGCGCACTTGGCTCTGGTGTGAGTGCAAAAGACTTAGTTTTGCACATCATTCAAACTTTGGGCGTTGATGGGGCTAAGAGGTGCGCTGTAGAGTTTAGCGGAGATGCCATATCCGCCATGTCAATCGAAGAGCGTTTAACCCTATGCAATATGGCCGTTGAGTTTGCAGCCTTTACGGCCATCATAGCGCCTGACGAGACGACAATTGACTATGTAAAGGGAAAAAAATTCGCCCCTTCAGGTCAAGCGTGGAATGACGCGAAAGCCTATTGGGCAAGCCTTGTGACAGACAATGGGGCTGAGTTTGACTTTGATTATACTATTAAAGCCGCAGACGTGGTACCTACTGTTACTTGGGGTACTAACCCTTCACAAGCTGTCGCAATAACAGGAGAAGTGCCGTCACTTGATGCAAGTTCAGAGCGCGCATTAGAGTATATGAATTTGCGGCCTGGGACTGCCATAACGGATTTAAAAATAGACGGAGCTTTTATCGGCTCCTGTACGAATGCGCGTCTTTCAGACCTACGCATTGCCGCTAAAATTCTTGAAGGCCAGAAAGTGGCCTCAGGCGTCACCGCAATATGTGTTCCGGGCTCTATGGCTGTACGGCGTGCTGCGGAAGCTGAAGGGCTTGATAAAATTTTCAAAGCCGCAGGTTTTGAATGGGGCGCTGCGGGGTGTGCGTTTTGTTTCTATGCAGGCGGAGAAACCTTTTCTCCCGGTTCGCGTGTTATTTCTTCAACCAATCGAAACTTCGAAGGTCGACAGGGGCCGGGTGTCCGCACCCATTTAGCGAGTCCCGCTATAGTGGCGGCCTCGGCTCTTGCTGGACGGATTTCTTTAACATCATGA
- a CDS encoding TonB-dependent receptor, with the protein MKNLLKTTTASSAIKIAMGSLAIFAAPNTVLAQIDEVVVTAQRAEENLQDVPVAITSISTEQLENRNIQNVLDLQNQIPNISIATGTGTSNSGRIFLRGVGEDESRGAVDTAVGVYVDGVFVSRSVGALFDVVDLERIEVLRGPQGTLYGRSTNGGAIKLVSIKPQQEQSLSAKVTYGNNNRLDLRGTANYALSDSTAVRLTGMYRQRDGFFDINPNGVAASEATEEVGDLDTLSLRGQLSQDFGENWNVLIAADYTDDKSDPIPSSVAPDDVDGDLFTVEPQAGVTCSQSSLSPITAFDFRPIGCFNNFESRTESQGISATITGELGDFTVQSITAHRKLDDFLSSHIGFAYLQETDQEQTSQELTLSSNYGGPFNFVIGGYYFSEDMKLDSVFVFPHEMHSETESFAGFGQVNFDVSDRLTLTGGIRYTDETKDYSGSQGTLSRVESADFNNTSFTVKADYDLTENALVYASYSTGFKSGGWSPDCFGAAACFLPVDEEKVATIETGLKSQIWDNRLRFNATYFNNQYDNLQIAASVPGLGFTRFNVDESKISGLEFEMTFAPTDRFEMNANLGLLDAKYTSITDAQNGGLSNNGAGCANGVLTPNCALDLDLKNAPDYKASIAALYKHPLAAGELAIGGDISFEAKSFSLVANTPSVATTDIPPLLNARVAFTPNDSFWNVAVWAKNITDEHVWRVSAASGSSAYASEPATYGIDFGFDF; encoded by the coding sequence ATGAAAAACCTACTAAAAACCACAACTGCGTCATCAGCTATTAAGATAGCGATGGGTTCACTCGCGATATTCGCCGCCCCAAATACAGTTCTAGCGCAGATAGATGAGGTCGTTGTGACGGCTCAAAGAGCTGAAGAGAACCTGCAAGACGTGCCTGTTGCGATTACTTCAATCTCTACGGAGCAATTGGAAAATCGGAATATTCAAAATGTTTTAGATCTCCAAAACCAAATTCCCAATATTTCCATTGCAACGGGTACCGGCACATCGAATTCAGGTCGTATCTTTCTTAGAGGGGTCGGAGAAGATGAGTCGCGCGGCGCCGTTGATACAGCCGTTGGTGTGTATGTAGATGGCGTCTTTGTCAGTCGTTCTGTTGGCGCCTTATTTGATGTCGTGGATTTGGAGCGCATAGAAGTCTTGCGCGGGCCTCAAGGCACACTGTACGGGCGCAGCACAAATGGCGGCGCGATCAAGCTCGTCAGTATTAAGCCTCAGCAAGAGCAAAGCCTCTCTGCCAAAGTCACTTATGGGAATAATAACCGGTTAGACCTGCGCGGAACGGCGAATTATGCATTGTCAGATTCAACGGCTGTCCGCCTAACGGGTATGTATCGTCAGCGAGATGGCTTCTTTGATATTAATCCTAATGGTGTCGCTGCAAGCGAAGCCACCGAAGAAGTTGGTGATTTAGATACTTTGTCACTACGCGGGCAATTAAGCCAAGACTTTGGAGAGAACTGGAATGTTCTCATCGCCGCGGATTACACCGACGATAAATCAGATCCAATTCCAAGTAGTGTCGCGCCTGATGATGTAGATGGAGACTTATTTACGGTTGAACCCCAAGCTGGTGTCACCTGTTCTCAAAGCTCTCTTTCACCTATTACGGCGTTTGATTTCCGCCCTATTGGTTGTTTCAATAATTTTGAGAGCCGGACGGAATCCCAAGGTATCTCTGCGACAATTACAGGTGAGCTAGGCGATTTTACCGTTCAATCTATCACGGCGCATAGAAAGCTAGATGATTTCTTAAGCAGCCATATTGGTTTCGCGTATCTTCAAGAAACTGACCAAGAACAAACTTCTCAAGAGCTGACACTAAGTTCAAATTATGGGGGCCCATTTAACTTTGTTATTGGCGGTTATTATTTCAGCGAAGATATGAAGCTTGATAGTGTTTTTGTTTTCCCACATGAGATGCATTCAGAAACAGAAAGCTTTGCAGGTTTTGGACAGGTTAACTTTGATGTTTCAGATCGTCTGACCTTAACGGGCGGTATTCGTTATACAGATGAGACAAAAGACTATTCTGGATCACAAGGCACGCTTTCAAGAGTAGAAAGTGCTGACTTCAATAATACAAGTTTCACAGTTAAAGCTGACTATGATTTAACAGAGAATGCTCTTGTTTATGCTTCATATTCTACAGGCTTTAAATCTGGTGGTTGGTCTCCTGATTGCTTCGGTGCCGCGGCTTGTTTCTTACCTGTAGACGAAGAAAAAGTAGCCACAATTGAGACAGGGTTGAAATCTCAGATTTGGGATAACCGCCTGCGTTTCAATGCCACTTACTTTAATAACCAATATGATAACCTTCAAATTGCAGCGAGTGTTCCTGGACTTGGGTTTACACGATTTAATGTAGATGAATCCAAGATTTCTGGTCTTGAGTTTGAAATGACATTTGCGCCGACGGATCGTTTTGAAATGAACGCAAATTTAGGCCTTCTTGATGCGAAATACACATCTATTACAGATGCGCAAAATGGAGGGCTCTCTAATAACGGTGCAGGGTGCGCGAATGGCGTGTTAACACCAAATTGTGCGCTTGATTTAGATTTAAAAAATGCGCCTGATTATAAAGCCAGCATTGCTGCCTTGTATAAGCACCCATTGGCAGCCGGTGAGTTAGCAATAGGAGGGGATATTAGTTTCGAAGCGAAATCCTTTAGTTTGGTTGCAAACACACCTTCTGTTGCGACGACTGACATTCCGCCGCTGCTGAATGCACGCGTGGCATTCACACCAAATGACAGCTTTTGGAATGTAGCCGTTTGGGCAAAAAACATTACTGATGAACATGTGTGGCGTGTCTCAGCCGCGTCGGGATCATCAGCATATGCGTCTGAACCCGCGACTTACGGTATTGATTTTGGTTTTGATTTCTAA